The segment AATTTTCGTATCCCCAGTATTTGCCACTGCGACCCATACCGACTTGCACTTCATCTAATATCAGCAGGATGCCAGTCTCGTCGCAAAGTTTCCGCAACTGTTGGAAGTATTCCACATCGCCGGGACGGACGCCGCCTTCTCCCTGCAAGGCTTCCAGCATGATAGCAGCAACACCATGTTCGCCATCATCTAGTTCAGCGATCGCATTCTTTACCGCTTCAAAATCGTTATAAGGAACGTAATGAAAACCAGGCATTAAGGGGTCGAAGTTCTTTTGATACTTCGGTTGACCCGTTGCGGTAATCGTCGCTAAAGTGCGTCCGTGAAAGCTGGCGTGAGCTGTCAAAATTATCGGCTTTTCTATCCCTTTAACCGTGTGTGCGTACTTCCGGGCAAGTTTAATTGCCCCTTCGTTCGCCTCAGCACCAGAGTTGCAGAAAAATGCTCTATCTGCACAGGAATGGTCAATCAACCATTTTGCCAATTCCCCTTGCACGGGAATGTAGTACAGGTTAGAAACATGGTGCAAGGTTTGGATTTGGCGCGTTACTGTTTCCACCATTGCGGGGTGAGCGTGTCCCAAGGTGCAAGTGGCAATCCCAGCCACAAAATCCAGGTATTCGCGCCCCTCAGTGTCCCACAGGTTACAACCTGCACCCCTCTCTATGGCAATGGGGTAGCGCCCGTAGGTGGTCATCACAGAACTGTTAAAGCCAGATTCGTTATACGGTGCAGACACTACTGGCCCTGACTCTGCTGGGATTGTGGGATCTTGAACAAGAGCTTCTAGACTCATCGATTAGTGCTAATGAATTTTTTATGGTTATTTTGCATCTTAATAGGAATTTCCCAAAAGTTCTGTCTTATTTGAATCCCTAATTTTCAATCCCTAATAGGGATTTTTAGTTCAACCACCTTTGATGCGTTCTCAGGCTACCACAGGCAAGAGTGAATTTTGTATAAATCCGATAAACAATTGCTATAAAATCCTGACAAAACAGCAATAGGCAAGGGTAATATAGACTGCCCGGTTACTGTTTTAGTGACTATAACTTTGTATAACCGTTAGATTGGTTGACTTGCTCCGCCAATAGGCTGCTTGGGAGATGTTGGGGTGGTACAAGTTATGGTGTCAGTGGGAATTGTCAGCAAATCTATACAAGATGCGATCGCAGCTAGTTTACTCGACCCTTGAACAAAAATATCGACGACTAAGAAAAGAGCTGATTGGCGGTGCGATTGGCTTTGGTTGCGTCATGCTAATTGGGACGCTGTGGTATCGGCTGGTTGAGGGATGGCATTGGTTGGACTCCCTTTATATGACAGTGATCACCCTGGCAACTGTCGGGTATGGAGAAACTCAACCTCTGGGCGATCGCGGTCGCTTGTTTACCATTACCCTAATTTTGATGGGCGTTGTCAGCATCGGCTACATCGTCAATCGGTTTACAGAAGCTTTAATTCAAGGCTATTTTCAAGAAGGCGGACGACTGAGGCAGCGACGGCGATTGGTGGAATCTTTAAACGAACACTACATTCTTTGTGGATTTGGGCGCACTGGGCGTCAAATTGCCCTGGAATTTCAAGCTGAGGGCATACCTTTTGTGACGATAGACTCCCAAACCCAGCCAGTCGAGGCGGCGCAGGAGTTCGGTTATATTGCCGTGCAAGGCGATGCTACTCTGGATGAAACCCTGCACAGGGTAGGAATCGATCGGGCGATTTGTTTGGTGGCGGCGCTACCTTCGGATGCGGAAAATCTCTACACGGTGCTTTCTGCAAAAACGCTGAATCCAAACATTAGAGCGATCGCCCGCGCCAGTACTGAAGAAGCTTTGCAGAAGCTGCAACGTGCTGGCGCTGATGCTGTTGTATCTCCCTACATTACTGGCGGTAGGCGCATGGCGGCGGCTGCTCTTAGACCCCAGGTGATGGATTTTGTGGATGGAATTCTCACTGGTACCGACAGGGCTTTTTACATGGAGGAGTTCCTGATCGATCCTCAAGCCTGTCCTGCTGTGGGGCAAACGCTGAGGGATGCACGGTTGCGATCGCAATCGGGTGCCCTCGTTCTAGCGATTCGTCGCGCTGATGGTACGCTCATCGGTGGCCCCACTGGTGAAACTCAATTAATGGCGGGAGATTTGCTAATCTGCATGGGCACGGCTGAACAACTGCGGCAACTCTCCCAAATTCTCATACCCATTCGTTCCAAAGGGCTGCGGAAGCCCAAGCATTCTTAGAAGAATGCAACAGTTAGTCGGAAATCGGAAAATGATAAATTATGAATACTGAAGGTTTTATACTCGATTATTCATAATTTATAGTATCGTTCTTGCCACTTACTAATATAATTTTCATCAATCCTAAAACTGATTTCGCGGGCGTCGTGATGCTATTCTAATACCGCTGTAGCAACAGACCTATAAGGCAGCAAAATATTAGAGGCGATCGCGCCTATTAAAATAGCTTCGCTTTGTGACAATTTTCAATCAAAAATAGCTTTTTGCAGAACTTCGGTAATAGTCATATTTTCCATCTCATCAAGAGTAAGCGTATCGCAGATGTCATAAGATGCGCCAATTCCTTGTAATTGGTCATCTAGAGATTTGAGGAATTGAGTAACCTTGGGATCTGACCCCACTTGGATAAACGAAATTCCCAGTTCCTCAGCATTTTCCATGCGGCGAGTGGCTCTAAGAATTACATCAGTAACAGCCATGCGATCGCTTGGTAAACCATCAGTCAGCACTAAAAGCGTCTCTCCTTCCTGCTTTGTCTTGCCAACAGACTTGCGC is part of the Microcoleus sp. FACHB-831 genome and harbors:
- a CDS encoding aspartate aminotransferase family protein, producing MSLEALVQDPTIPAESGPVVSAPYNESGFNSSVMTTYGRYPIAIERGAGCNLWDTEGREYLDFVAGIATCTLGHAHPAMVETVTRQIQTLHHVSNLYYIPVQGELAKWLIDHSCADRAFFCNSGAEANEGAIKLARKYAHTVKGIEKPIILTAHASFHGRTLATITATGQPKYQKNFDPLMPGFHYVPYNDFEAVKNAIAELDDGEHGVAAIMLEALQGEGGVRPGDVEYFQQLRKLCDETGILLILDEVQVGMGRSGKYWGYENLGIEPDIFTSAKGLGGGIPIGATLCKSKCDVFQPGDHASTFGGNPFACAVALTVCQTLEQEKLLQNVQERGEQLRAGLRAIASKYPNQIAEVRGWGLINGMELKADIELTSADVVKNTIAEGLLLVPAGPKVVRFVPPLIVTAQEIDKALVAVEKAMATATK
- a CDS encoding TrkA family potassium uptake protein yields the protein MRSQLVYSTLEQKYRRLRKELIGGAIGFGCVMLIGTLWYRLVEGWHWLDSLYMTVITLATVGYGETQPLGDRGRLFTITLILMGVVSIGYIVNRFTEALIQGYFQEGGRLRQRRRLVESLNEHYILCGFGRTGRQIALEFQAEGIPFVTIDSQTQPVEAAQEFGYIAVQGDATLDETLHRVGIDRAICLVAALPSDAENLYTVLSAKTLNPNIRAIARASTEEALQKLQRAGADAVVSPYITGGRRMAAAALRPQVMDFVDGILTGTDRAFYMEEFLIDPQACPAVGQTLRDARLRSQSGALVLAIRRADGTLIGGPTGETQLMAGDLLICMGTAEQLRQLSQILIPIRSKGLRKPKHS
- a CDS encoding VWA domain-containing protein, with product MKNRDYTLIIDASTSMSTQDQAGGKNRWEILQESTLALATTCEKFDDDGLTVYIFSSEFKRYDNVKSIQVPEIFNENQPGGTSQMAVVLQDAFNNYFQRKSVGKTKQEGETLLVLTDGLPSDRMAVTDVILRATRRMENAEELGISFIQVGSDPKVTQFLKSLDDQLQGIGASYDICDTLTLDEMENMTITEVLQKAIFD